The window GCGCGCCGGCTCAATTCTTTCGCGCTTGGCTCAGCCGCGCCAAATGCGCCAAGCGGAATATCTCCAACTGGAACATAGGTGCTCATCACAACGCCAGTTGTTGAAACCTTCGAAGCCACGAGGCGCAGTGCACTTGGCCTTGCGCCTTTTTCAAACAATCGCTTTCCACGGCCAAGAACTACCGGGAACGTCCATATGTTGTATTCGTCAATGAGCGATGCAGCTTGTAGCGTCTGAATCAGATTGCCGCTGCCAATGATTTGAAGGTCGTGTCCGGGCTGACCCTTGAGCGCGGATATGTCAGGATGTCACCGCCAAGTACCGTCGAATTGTTCCATTGCAATGACTTCAAAGTGCGGGACGCCACATGCTTTTTTGCCGCATTGAGCGTCTTCGCAATCGGATCATCCTCTGGTTGGTAAGGCCAATGTGCCTCGAATATTTCGTAGGTTTTGCGGCCGAGTACAAGCTCTCGATCTTTACCATCGAAACCTGACGCAGAGAGATCCATCACTTCATCCCAGAAAGTGAACGACCAACCACCTAACGTGAAATTTCCGGTTGGATCTTCGGTCGGCCCTCCTGGTGCCTGCATGACACCGTCCAGTGATGTAAATGTGGACGCAATGAGTTTCCTCATAGGTTCTGGAGCCTTACTAACTGTTAACTGTGATTTATCTTCCATAAATCAATCACTTACCTAATTTAATTTTTTTCGGGATTTATACGTGCGAGGCATGTGACTGCTCTTGCCTCAGCAGAGGATGATCTTTCCCACAAACATGGATGCCATCGTAGCCGAGCTTCAGTAGCCGGCACACAAGCTCTCTTGGGAAAACCATGAAAGATGGAGCTCGCCTCGCTGGATAGTCCCGTGAGGCCTCGACGGCAAGCAATTGCCGCTCGTGGGAGCAGCGCCCGATCCATCTCCATTTCTACCTCGACAACTGCCGGCGTTTGCTGCGTTGCGTGAGGGCATCCATCCGCCATGTCTGCGTGCAGAACTACCGGGTTCTGCGCAAGGCGGCCACCTATGCTTACCACATCTGCCGCGAGCCACTGAAGCAGCACCTTGAGACAGATTCGAATGAAGGCGGCTAGCTGCACGATAAGTGCATCAGATATCGACCTCACTCAACTCCCGCTCAATTCTTTCAAACAATTCGCGGAGGCTGACCTCTGGATTGGCTAAGCGATATGCCGCAGCAAGGATGCTCAGTGGATGAACGTCCAGGGTCTCCCCGATCTGGTCGATCTTAATGAGCGTGGCATTCCGGGTCCTGCCTTTTTCCAGCGTGCTGATGTAACTCTGGCTCGGGCCTAAGCCCTCTTGGCTGTGCTTTCGAGCGGAGCGAAAGATTCTGATCGCCTCACCAATTGCGGGTTTGAGCACCTGTCCCATTTGTCGCCCTGCAAAAGCTACGATGAAGCCGTGCGCCGACAAATAGGGCTATGCTGTATATTGATAATTGAGGGGGTTCTGATGTTTCAGACTTTTCCATCTGCCCAGATTCAGTTCTTACCCTTGTTCGGAGAGAAGCATCTTCTTTGGTCAATGGTGGAGCACGACATCCACCGACCTTGGTTTTATGTGACGGTCGTAAATCTCTATGGGGATCTCGACATGCGCAGCATGGTCATGGCCGGAAATGAGGATTCGTTGCAGGAGATCCTTCAGTCACAGCAGGCGGATTGCTACGTAGAAGGCGTGATGGTTGCCACTCCAGGACACGTCAACGGGACCGCACGCTGGCAGCTTGAGCCGCTAGAGAAATTAGTGGCTTATCGGGAAAAGGGCGGCGGGTCATCGCTTGTCTATTCCATCACGGATGGTCGCACCTATGTCATGGGCGAGCAGAGTCTCGTAAGGGATGACCATCCTGATCAGGAAATGCTTTACAGCACTGGAATGCTCCGAGTGTGTTCCTCGGGAAGTGACTAGGGGCAGGGAAAAGTAGCGGGTCTTCCTGTGTTCAAACAAAGTCTGTGATTTCAAATGCTGATCGCACAGCGCAGGCGGGATACACACTTCTGGGAATTGCTCGTCGTAGGCCGGGCGTTACCGTAGCTAACTTATTGAGGCGGGCTCGATATCGTTTGGAGGCTTGCCCGCTTCGAAGAGTCGCTTCCGAGTCATCTGAGGATCAACCCATTATTCGGGACCGGCTTTTGAAATGAGGGGCTGCGGCAAGAGCGGATCATGTCGTGAGCGTGAGGTCGAAGACTATCCATACCTGCTGGAGCATGTGATAGCGGCAGTACCTTTCCGCCGGAGAGCTTTGGATCGAAGAGTGGAATCTTCCTTCTGGACCGGCATGTCAGGACCTCGCAAGCGGGAGCTTGGGCCGCTGTTCAGGTGACCAGCCCTTCGGCAATTGGACTCCCACACAATTCACGCGTCCATGAGGTGCTTTCGAAAGCGGAAGCCGAGAATTATGCGCTAAGGTGTCTACAAAAACTGGGGCGATTCAGTCTGCTTTTCGCTCAAGACCGCATTCATTCCTACAGGATGTTGTAGGGCTGCGAGGAGCGAGACGTCGAGCTGATAGTCGAAGCCAGCTTGAACGGCGGCCGCGCCCGCGGGAGACGCTTTGCTTCTGCGCTATCGGTCAAGGATGGGTTCAACGCGTCGGAGCGCGATTATTTGTCGACATCTTCGAACAACGAGCGCTTTGTGACGACTGGAGTGGGAGGCGGAGCTTCTTCCTTATTTTGCGTCACGATGTGCGTCCAATCCGCTTCATCTTCGGAGCCTTCATCATGCTCGCGCTTGCGCTCTTCAAGCGCCAAGATTGAGCGCTTCACGTGATCGCGCGCGTCGCCGATCAAGGCCGTAGCGTCAGTATCGACACCAATCGCCTCAATGCGATCAATCACGCTGAGAAGCTTCTTAAAGTGGCTGTCAGGCTCTTCGTTCAAGTCGGCGTCGGCGGTCATCTCGTCGATCCGCTCCTCGAGCGACGGCAGCACAGTTGTCCGCAGCGCTAAGCCCACACCGATAAGCTTTAGCGGCGGTATGACCGCTAACATTTGTGCTTCCTCAAAGAAGGAGACGTCGAGGCCGTTGAGCACGGCAGACTCTAGCTTGTCGGCTACATCCGATCGCAGATCGTCAGGCAAGACGCTCAGGTGATGAGCACGTGCGCAGGTGGCGATCTGGGGATCGTTGCTGGCGAGATCGGATTGCCAGCAAGGCCTTCGAAGTAGATCTGGAAATTGTTCG is drawn from Pseudomonas cavernae and contains these coding sequences:
- a CDS encoding dihydrofolate reductase family protein codes for the protein MSALKGQPGHDLQIIGSGNLIQTLQAASLIDEYNIWTFPVVLGRGKRLFEKGARPSALRLVASKVSTTGVVMSTYVPVGDIPLGAFGAAEPSAKELSRRAKMATDAT
- a CDS encoding helix-turn-helix domain-containing protein; its protein translation is MGQVLKPAIGEAIRIFRSARKHSQEGLGPSQSYISTLEKGRTRNATLIKIDQIGETLDVHPLSILAAAYRLANPEVSLRELFERIERELSEVDI
- a CDS encoding dihydrofolate reductase family protein, translated to MEDKSQLTVSKAPEPMRKLIASTFTSLDGVMQAPGGPTEDPTGNFTLGGWSFTFWDEVMDLSASGFDGKDRELVLGRKTYEIFEAHWPYQPEDDPIAKTLNAAKKHVASRTLKSLQWNNSTVLGGDILTYPRSRVSPDTTFKSLAAAI